The genome window AGGTCATCCGTTGGCTGACGCAATCGCTAATGATCCAAAAATTCCTATTGCTCGTGATACGTTTCAATTGGCATCGACACAGCGTGTGATTGGCGTTTTGCCGGGAAGCCGTTCGAGTGAAATTCGCTATTTAGCGCGTCCTTTTTTAGAGGCGGCGCGTTTATTATGGCAACACAATAATGACTTGGTATTTTTATTGCCGGCTGCAAACGACAAGCGGTACGAGCAGCTCCAGCGCTTGATTGATGAAAGTTTTAGCGATTTGCCAGTGCAATTAATAATGGGGCGTTCTAGAGAAGTCATGGCCGCTAGTGATGTGATATTGATTGCATCCGGAACGGCCACTTTAGAAGCGACATTACTAAAAAAACCAATGGTTGTTGGTTATAAAATGGCTGGGCTAACGTATGCTATTTTTTCGCGCATGTTGAAGACGCCTTATGTTTCACTGCCTAATATTTTAGCCGGAGAAGCGCTTGTGCCTGAGGTGTTGCAAAAAGAGCTGACCCCAGAGAGGCTATGCGCTGAAGTGGAACACTGGTTGGACTCGTCAACGGATAAGCATTATGTGGTTGAGCGTTTTAGCGCTATTTTTGAGCAGCTGCATAAGAATGCTGATCAACAAGCGGCGGATGCAATTGAGCTGTTAATGAAAGAAAAAGGAATACTCCCTCATGCATAATGCCGCGGATGAATGGGCGCAACTTCGCTCACAGTACTCCCTAATCGCAGGTGTGGATGAGGTGGGGCGAGGGCCTTTAATTGGTAACGTTGTTACCGCAGCGGTGATCCTCGATCCGCTCAAGCCAATAAGTGGATTGGCGGACTCTAAAAAGCTAACGGCTAAACGACGAGATGCTCTTTATGAAGAGATCATCCAGAATGCGTTGGCTTATTCAGTGGCTTTTGCTACACCCCAAGAAATAGACGAAATTAATATATTACACGCAACCATGTTAGCGATGCAGCGAGCTGTGCTCCAGCTCGCCGTGTTGCCTGAATATGTCATGATTGATGGTAATCGTTGCCCGGATATTCCTTTTCCTTGCGAGGCTGTTGTGAAAGGTGATAGCCGCGTCGCTGAGATTAGTGCGGCTTCGATTGTGGCTAAGGTAGTCCGTGATCGTGAAATGGAAGCGCTCGACTTAGCGTATCCTGACTACGGCTTTGCTAAACACAAAGGTTACCCAACGGCTGCGCATATGGCGGCATTAGAAAAGTTTGGTCCACTTGATATGCACCGTCGCTCGTTTAAGCCGGTAGCTCGTTTGTTGGACTAGCCACAGGCTGGTCATCTTTTTTTTACTAGGTAGGTTTATATGTCAGCTAATGCTTTTGTCCATCTTCGCGTTCATACAGAGTTCTCTTTGGTGGACGGGCTCGTGCGAGTCAAAGGGCTGGTCAATGCAGCTAAGGATGCAGGCATGCCAGCCGTGGCAATCACGGATCAAGTTAACCTGTTTGCCCTAGTAAAGTTCTTTAAAGCAGCCACCGGTGCTGGCATTAAACCCATTTGCGGCGCTGATTTACTGGTGCTCAATGATAACGATATAGATGAACCTTACCGTGTCACTCTGTTGGTACAAAACGCGAAAGGCTACCGCAATTTGATGGAGCTGATTTCGCGCGCCTATGCAGAGGGTCAGGTGCAGTTGGCTGATAAAGCGATTGTTTATAAGTCGTGGCTAGTTGAAAAGTCAGAGGGGCTTATTGCGCTCAGCGGTGCTAAAGATGGTGAAATTGGCCGCGCGATGATTTCCGGTAATGGCTCGGCAGAAAGCCTTTTAGACGAGTGGATGTCTCTTTTTCCTAATCGATTTTATTTGGAAATACAACGTACAGCCCGCCCGGGTGAAGACATTGTCATTGATGAAAGCGTTCGTCTGGGTTTGCTAAAAGGCTGTCCATTGGTAGCAACCAACGATGTGATGTTTATACATGAAACAGACTTTGAGGCTCATGAGGCGCGTGTTTGTATTAACCAAGGAAGGACGCTCGAAGATCCACGTCGACCTAGGGATTATTCAGATCAGCAGTATTTTCGTAGTACTGAAGAAATGGTGGAGCTGTTCAGCGACATTCCAAGTGCCATTGAAAACACGGTAGAAATAGCCAAACGCTGCAATAT of Neptunomonas phycophila contains these proteins:
- the lpxB gene encoding lipid-A-disaccharide synthase → MTALRIALVAGEASGDILGSGLISELSKRFPNSTFEGIGGDLMIAAGLVSRAPMERLSVMGLVEVLSRLPELLSLRKSLVQHWLKNPPDVFIGIDAPDFTLELERRLKEAGITTVHYVSPSVWAWKAKRIYKIKEAVDLLLALFPFEAQHYEKTQQRISFVGHPLADAIANDPKIPIARDTFQLASTQRVIGVLPGSRSSEIRYLARPFLEAARLLWQHNNDLVFLLPAANDKRYEQLQRLIDESFSDLPVQLIMGRSREVMAASDVILIASGTATLEATLLKKPMVVGYKMAGLTYAIFSRMLKTPYVSLPNILAGEALVPEVLQKELTPERLCAEVEHWLDSSTDKHYVVERFSAIFEQLHKNADQQAADAIELLMKEKGILPHA
- the rnhB gene encoding ribonuclease HII, producing MHNAADEWAQLRSQYSLIAGVDEVGRGPLIGNVVTAAVILDPLKPISGLADSKKLTAKRRDALYEEIIQNALAYSVAFATPQEIDEINILHATMLAMQRAVLQLAVLPEYVMIDGNRCPDIPFPCEAVVKGDSRVAEISAASIVAKVVRDREMEALDLAYPDYGFAKHKGYPTAAHMAALEKFGPLDMHRRSFKPVARLLD